A portion of the Esox lucius isolate fEsoLuc1 chromosome 20, fEsoLuc1.pri, whole genome shotgun sequence genome contains these proteins:
- the LOC105030355 gene encoding tubulin alpha chain-like produces the protein MRECISMHVGQAGAQMGNACWELYCLEHGIQPDGQIQGERVTGKEDDSFNTFFSETGAGKHVPRAIFIDLEPTVIDEIRTGMYRQLFHPEQLITGKEDAANNYARGHYTIGKEIIDLVLDRTRKLADQCTGLQGFLIFHSFGGGTGSGFTSLLMERLSVDYGKKSKLEFAVYPAPQVSTAVVEPYNSILTTHTTLEHSDCAFMVDNEAIYDICRRNLDIERPSYTNLNRLIGQIVSSITASLRFDGALNVDLTEFQTNLVPYPRIHFPLATYAPVISAEKAYHEQLSVADITNACFEPANQMVKCDLRHGKYMACCLLYRGDVVPKDVNSAIAAIKTKRSIQFVDWCPTGFKVGINYQPPTAVPGGDLAKVQRAVCMLSNTTAIAEAWARLDHKFDLMYAKRAFVHWYVGEGMEEGEFSEAREDMAALEKDYEEVGTDSVGEDEEEY, from the exons ATG CGTGAGTGTATTTCAATGCATGTCGGCCAAGCCGGAGCCCAGATGGGCAATGCCTGCTGGGAGCTGTACTGCCTGGAGCACGGGATCCAGCCAGACGGACAGATACAGGGCGAAAGAGTCACTGGAAAAGAAGATGATTCCTTCAACACCTTCTTCAGTGAGACTGGAGCAGGGAAACACGTTCCGAGAGCAATTTTTATAGACCTGGAACCTACTGTGATTG ATGAAATTCGTACAGGTATGTATCGCCAGCTGTTCCATCCCGAGCAGCTGATCACCGGTAAAGAGGATGCTGCCAACAACTATGCCCGTGGTCACTACACCATCGGCAAGGAGATCATCGATCTGGTGCTGGACAGGACGCGCAAACTG GCTGACCAGTGCACTGGGCTCCAGGGATTCCTGATCTTCCACAGCTTCGGAGGAGGCACCGGATCTGGCTTCACCTCCCTGCTAATGGAACGCCTGTCAGTCGACTATGGAAAGAAGTCCAAGCTAGAGTTTGCCGTTTACCCAGCTCCCCAGGTGTCCACAGCTGTGGTGGAGCCGTACAACTCCATCCTGACCACCCACACCACCTTGGAGCACTCTGACTGTGCCTTCATGGTTGACAACGAGGCCATCTATGACATCTGTCGCAGGAACCTGGACATTGAGCGTCCCTCATACACCAACCTCAATCGTCTGATTGGACAGATTGTCTCCTCCATCACTGCCTCCCTGCGATTCGATGGAGCCCTGAATGTGGATCTGACAGAGTTCCAGACCAACTTGGTGCCCTACCCTCGTATCCACTTCCCTCTGGCCACCTATGCCCCAGTCATCTCTGCTGAGAAGGCCTATCACGAGCAGCTGTCAGTCGCTGACATCACAAACGCCTGCTTCGAGCCAGCCAATCAGATGGTGAAGTGTGACCTTCGTCACGGTAAATACATGGCCTGTTGTCTCCTGTACCGTGGTGATGTTGTTCCCAAAGATGTCAACTCTGCCATTGCTGCTATCAAGACCAAACGTTCCATCCAGTTTGTGGACTGGTGTCCCACTGGGTTCAAGGTGGGAATCAACTACCAGCCTCCTACAGCAGTTCCTGGTGGAGACCTGGCTAAGGTCCAGAGGGCTGTGTGCATGCTGAGCAACACCACGGCTATCGCTGAGGCCTGGGCACGTCTAGACCACAAGTTTGACCTGATGTACGCCAAGAGGGCCTTTGTGCACTGGTATGTTGGTGAGGgcatggaggagggagagttcTCTGAGGCCAGAGAAGACATGGCAGCCCTGGAGAAGGATTATGAAGAGGTGGGCACCGACAGCGTGGGAGAAGATGAAGAAGAGTACTGA
- the LOC105030356 gene encoding tubulin alpha chain-like: protein MRECISVHVGQAGVQMGNTCWELYCLEHGIQPDGQMPSDKPIGNLDDSFTTFFSATGTGKYVPRAIFVDLEPTVIDEVRTGTYRQLFHPEQLISGKEDAANNYARGHYTIGKEIIDSVLDRIRKLADQCTGLQGFLVFHSFGGGTGSGFTSLLMERLSVDFGKKSKLEFAIYPAPQVSTAVVEPYNSILTTHTTLEHSDCAFMVDNEAIYDICRRNLDIERPSYTNLNRLISQIVSSITASLRFDGALNVDLTEFQTNLVPYPRIHFPLATYAPVISAEKAYHEQLSVAEITNACFEPSNQMVKCDPRHGKYMACCLLYRGDVVPKDVNVAIAAIKTKRSIQFVDWCPTGFKVGINYQPPTVVPGGDLAKVQRAVCMLSNTTAIAEAWARLDHKFDLMYAKRAFVHWYVGEGMEEGEFSEAREDMAALEKDYEEVGIDSFEEEEEGEEY from the exons ATG CGTGAGTGTATTTCTGTCCACGTGGGCCAGGCAGGTGTCCAGATGGGTAACACCTGCTGGGAGCTGTACTGCCTGGAGCACGGGATCCAGCCGGACGGACAGATGCCCAGTGACAAGCCCATCGGAAACCTTGACGACTCCTTCACCACCTTCTTTAGCGCCACGGGGACGGGCAAATATGTGCCCCGCGCCATCTTTGTCGACCTGGAGCCCACGGTCATTG ATGAGGTCAGGACTGGTACGTATCGCCAGCTGTTCCACCCCGAGCAGCTGATCTCAGGCAAAGAGGACGCTGCCAACAACTATGCCCGCGGTCACTACACCATTGGCAAGGAGATCATCGATTCCGTCCTAGACAGGATTCGTAAACTG GCTGACCAGTGCACTGGGCTTCAAGGGTTCCTGGTTTTCCATAGCTTTGGAGGAGGAACTGGCTCTGGATTCACCTCCCTGCTGATGGAGCGCCTATCTGTGGACTTCGGGAAGAAGTCCAAGCTGGAGTTTGCTATCTATCCAGCACCCCAGGTGTCCACAGCTGTGGTGGAGCCGTACAACTCCATCCTGACCACCCACACCACCTTGGAGCACTCTGACTGTGCCTTCATGGTTGACAACGAGGCCATCTATGACATCTGTCGCAGGAATCTCGACATTGAGCGTCCCTCATACACCAACCTCAATCGTCTGATTAGTCAAATTGTCTCCTCCATCACTGCATCCCTGCGATTTGACGGAGCCCTGAATGTGGATCTGACAGAGTTCCAGACCAACTTGGTTCCCTACCCTCGTATCCACTTCCCTCTGGCCACCTATGCCCCGGTCATCTCTGCTGAGAAGGCCTATCATGAGCAGCTGTCAGTCGCTGAAATCACTAACGCCTGCTTCGAACCTTCAAACCAGATGGTGAAGTGTGACCCTCGTCACGGCAAATACATGGCATGTTGTCTCCTGTACCGTGGTGATGTTGTTCCAAAAGATGTGAATGTAGCTATCGCTGCTATCAAGACCAAACGTTCCATCCAGTTTGTGGACTGGTGTCCCACTGGGTTCAAGGTGGGAATCAACTACCAGCCTCCGACTGTGGTTCCTGGTGGAGACCTGGCTAAGGTCCAGAGGGCTGTGTGCATGCTGAGCAACACCACGGCTATCGCTGAGGCCTGGGCACGTCTGGACCACAAGTTTGACCTGATGTACGCCAAGAGGGCCTTTGTGCACTGGTATGTGGGTGAGGgtatggaggagggagagttcTCTGAGGCCAGAGAAGACATGGCAGCCCTGGAGAAGGATTATGAAGAGGTGGGCATCGACTCTTtcgaggaagaggaagaaggagaggaATATTAG
- the LOC105030353 gene encoding tubulin alpha chain-like, translating into MRECISMHVGQAGAQMGNACWELYCLEHGIQPDGQMPSDKTLGGGDDSFNTFFSETGAGKHVPRAIFVDLEPTVIDEVRTGTYRQLFHPEQLITGKEDAANNYARGHYTIGKEIIDLVLDRTRKLADQCTGLQGFLIFHSFGGGTGSGFTSLLMERLSVDYGKKSKLEFAVYPAPQVSTAVVEPYNSILTTHTTLEHSDCAFMVDNEAIYDICRRNLDIERPSYTNLNRLIGQIVSSITASLRFDGALNVDLTEFQTNLVPYPRIHFPLATYAPVISAEKAYHEQLSVADITNACFEPANQMVKCDPRHGKYMACCLLYRGDVVPKDVNSAIAAIKTKRTIQFVDWCPTGFKVGINYQPPTAVPGGDLAKVQRAVCMLSNTTAIAEAWARLDHKFDLMYAKRAFVHWYVGEGMEEGEFSEAREDMAALEKDYEEVGTDSVGEEDEEGEEY; encoded by the exons ATG CGTGAGTGTATTTCAATGCATGTCGGCCAAGCCGGAGCCCAGATGGGCAATGCCTGCTGGGAGCTGTACTGCCTGGAGCACGGGATCCAGCCGGACGGACAGATGCCCAGTGACAAGACGCTTGGTGGTGGAGACGACTCCTTCAACACGTTCTTCAGTGAGACTGGAGCCGGAAAGCATGTCCCACGTGCCATCTTCGTGGATCTGGAGCCCACTGTCATCG ATGAGGTCAGGACTGGTACGTATCGCCAGCTGTTCCACCCCGAGCAGCTGATCACTGGTAAAGAGGACGCTGCCAACAACTATGCCCGTGGTCACTACACCATCGGCAAGGAGATCATCGATCTGGTGCTGGACAGGACGCGCAAGCTG GCTGACCAGTGCACTGGGCTCCAGGGATTCCTGATCTTCCACAGCTTCGGAGGAGGCACTGGATCTGGCTTCACCTCCCTGCTGATGGAACGCCTGTCAGTCGACTATGGAAAGAAGTCCAAGCTAGAGTTTGCCGTTTACCCAGCTCCCCAGGTGTCCACAGCTGTGGTGGAGCCGTACAACTCCATCCTGACCACCCACACCACCTTGGAGCACTCTGACTGTGCCTTCATGGTTGACAACGAGGCCATCTATGACATCTGTCGCAGGAACCTGGACATTGAGCGTCCCTCATACACCAACCTCAATCGTCTGATTGGACAGATTGTCTCCTCCATCACTGCCTCCCTGCGATTCGATGGAGCCCTGAATGTGGATCTGACAGAGTTCCAGACCAACTTGGTGCCCTACCCTCGTATCCACTTCCCTCTGGCCACCTATGCCCCAGTCATCTCTGCTGAGAAGGCCTATCACGAGCAGCTGTCAGTCGCTGACATCACAAACGCCTGCTTCGAGCCAGCCAATCAGATGGTGAAGTGTGACCCTCGTCACGGCAAATACATGGCCTGTTGTCTCCTGTACCGTGGCGATGTTGTTCCCAAAGATGTCAACTCTGCCATTGCTGCTATCAAGACCAAACGTACCATCCAGTTTGTGGACTGGTGTCCCACTGGGTTCAAGGTGGGAATCAACTACCAGCCTCCCACAGCAGTTCCTGGTGGAGACCTGGCTAAGGTCCAGAGGGCTGTGTGCATGCTGAGCAACACCACAGCTATCGCTGAGGCCTGGGCACGTCTGGACCACAAGTTTGACCTGATGTACGCCAAGAGGGCCTTTGTGCACTGGTATGTGGGTGAGGGTATGGAGGAGGGAGAATTCTCTGAGGCCAGAGAAGACATGGCAGCCCTGGAGAAGGATTATGAAGAGGTGGGCACCGACAGCGTGggagaagaggatgaggagggcgAGGAATATTAA
- the LOC105030354 gene encoding tubulin alpha chain (The RefSeq protein has 3 substitutions compared to this genomic sequence) — protein MRECISMHVGQAGVQMGNACWELYCLEHGIQPDGQMPSDKTRGGGDDSFNTFFSETGAGKHVPRAIFVDLEPTVIDEVRAGTYRQLFHPEQLITGKEDAANNYARGHYTIGKEIIDIVLDRTRKLADQCTGLQGFLIFHSFGGGTGSGFTSLLMERLSVDYGKKSKLEFAVYPAPQVSTAVVEPYNSILTTHTTLEHSDCAFMVDNEAIYDICRRNLDIERPSYTNLNRLIGQIVSSITASLRFDGVLNVDLTEFQTNLVPYPRIHFPLATYAPVISAEKAYHEQLSVADITNACFEPANQMVKCDPRHGKYMACCLLYRGDVVPKDVNSAIAAIKTIRSIQFVDWCPTGFKVGINYQPPTVVPGGDLAKVQRAVCMLSNTTAIAEAWARLDHKFDLMYAKRAFVHWYVGEGMEEGEFSEAREDMAALEKDYEEVGTDSVGEEDEEGEEY, from the exons ATG CGTGAGTGTATTTCAATGCATGTCGGCCAAGCCGGAGTCCAGATGGGCAATGCCTGCTGGGAGCTGTACTGCCTGGAGCACGGGATCCAGCCGGACGGACAGATGCCCAGTGACAAGACTCGTGGTGGTGGAGATGATTCCTTCAACACGTTCTTCAGTGAGACTGGAGCCGGAAAGCATGTCCCACGTGCCATCTTCGTGGATCTGGAGCCCACTGTCATCG ATGAGGTCAGGACAGGTACCTATCGCCAGCTGTTCCATCCCGAGCAGCTGATCACCGGTAAAGAGGACGCTGCCAACAACTATGCCCGTGGTCACTACACCATCGGCAAGGAGATCATTGATATTGTGCTGGACAGGACACGCAAACTG GCTGACCAGTGCACTGGGCTCCAGGGATTCCTGATCTTCCACAGCTTCGGAGGAGGCACTGGATCTGGCTTCACCTCCCTGCTGATGGAACGCCTGTCAGTCGACTATGGAAAGAAGTCCAAGCTAGAGTTTGCCGTTTACCCAGCTCCCCAGGTGTCCACAGCTGTGGTGGAGCCGTACAACTCCATCCTGACCACCCACACCACCTTGGAGCACTCTGACTGTGCCTTCATGGTTGACAACGAGGCCATCTATGACATCTGTCGCAGGAACCTGGACATTGAGCGTCCCTCATACACCAACCTCAATCGTCTGATTGGACAGATTGTCTCCTCCATCACAGCCTCCCTGCGTTTCGATGGAGCCCTGAATGTGGATCTGACAGAGTTCCAGACCAACTTGGTGCCCTACCCTCGTATCCACTTCCCTCTGGCCACCTATGCCCCAGTCATCTCTGCTGAGAAGGCCTATCACGAGCAGCTGTCAGTTGCTGACATCACAAACGCCTGCTTCGAGCCAGCCAATCAGATGGTGAAGTGTGACCCTCGTCACGGCAAATACATGGCCTGTTGTCTCCTGTACCGTGGTGATGTTGTTCCCAAAGATGTCAACTCTGCCATTGCTGCTATCAAGACCAAACGTTCCATCCAGTTTGTGGACTGGTGTCCCACTGGGTTCAAGGTGGGAATCAACTACCAGCCTCCGACTGTGGTTCCTGGTGGAGACCTGGCTAAGGTCCAGAGGGCTGTGTGCATGCTGAGCAACACCACAGCTATCGCTGAGGCCTGGGCACGTCTGGACCACAAGTTTGATCTGATGTACGCCAAGAGGGCCTTTGTGCACTGGTATGTTGGTGAGGgtatggaggagggagagttcTCTGAGGCCAGAGAAGACATGGCAGCCCTGGAGAAGGATTATGAAGAGGTGGGCACCGACAGCGTGggagaagaggatgaggagggcgAGGAATATTAA